The Aquila chrysaetos chrysaetos chromosome 6, bAquChr1.4, whole genome shotgun sequence genome window below encodes:
- the KLHL17 gene encoding kelch-like protein 17, with protein sequence MEGGVQLLNRDGHSISHNSKRHYHDAFVCMNRMRQRGLLCDIVLHVGTKEIKAHKVVLASCSPYFHAMFTNEMSESRQTHVTLHDIDPQALEQLVQYAYTAEIVVGEGNVQTLLPAASLLQLNGVRDACCKFLLSQLDPSNCLGIRGFADTHSCSDLLKSAHKYVLQHFVEVSKTEEFMLLPLKQVLDLISSDSLNVPSEEEVYRAVLSWVKHDVDSRRQHVPRLMKCVRLPLLSRDFLMSNVDTELLVRHHSECKDLLIEALKYHLMPEQRGVLSNSRTRPRRCEGASTVLFAVGGGSLFAIHGDCEAYDTRTDRWHMVASMSTRRARVGVAAIGNKLYAVGGYDGTSDLATVESYDPVTNSWQPEVSMGTRRSCLGVAALHGLLYAAGGYDGASCLNSAERYDPLTGTWTSIAAMSTRRRYVRVATLEGNLYAVGGYDSSSHLATVEKYEPQINTWTPIANMLSRRSSAGVAVLEGMLYVAGGNDGTSCLNSVERYNPKTNTWESVAPMNIRRSTHDLVAMDGWLYAVGGNDGSSSLNSIEKYNPRTNKWVAASCMFTRRSSVGVAVLELLNFPPPSSPTLSVSSTSL encoded by the exons ATGGAAGGGGGTGTGCAGCTCCTCAACCGCGACGGCCACAGCATCTCTCACAACTCGAAGCGGCACTATCACGACGCCTTCGTGTGCATGAACCGCATGCGGCAGCGTGGGCTGCTCTGCGACATTGTGCTCCATGTGGGCACCAAGGAGATCAAGGCCCACAAGGTGGTGCTGGCGTCGTGCAGCCCGTACTTCCACGCCATGTTCACAA ATGAGATGAGCGAGAGCCGCCAGACCCACGTGACGCTGCACGACATTGACCCACAGGCCCTGGAGCAGCTGGTGCAATACGCTTACACGGCTGAGATTGTGGTGGGCGAGGGGAATGTGCAG ACACTTcttcctgctgccagcctgcttCAGCTCAATGGTGTGCGGGACGCTTGCTGCAAGTTCCTACTCAGCCAGCTCGACCCATCCAACTGCCTGGGGATCCGGGGTTTTGCTGACACGCACTCCTGCAGCGACCTCCTCAAGTCTGCGCACAAGTATGTCCTCCAACACTTCGTGGAGGTGTCCAAGACGGAGGAGTTCATGTTGCTGCCTCTTAAACAG GTGCTGGACCTCATTTCTAGTGACAGCCTCAATGTGCCATCAGAGGAGGAGGTGTACCGGGCTGTGCTCAGCTGGGTCAAACATGACGTGGACAGCAGAAGACAGCATGTTCCCAGG CTTATGAAGTGCGTGCGGCTGCCCCTGCTGAGCCGGGACTTCCTCATGAGCAACGTGGACACGGAGCTGCTGGTGCGGCATCATTCGGAGTGCAAGGACCTGCTGATCGAAGCCCTCAAGTACCACCTCATGCCGGAGCAGAGAGGGGTCCTCAGCAACAGCAGGACGAGGCCGCGGCGCTGCGAGGGGGCCAGCACCGTGCTCTTTGCTGTGG GTGGGGGGAGCCTGTTCGCCATCCACGGGGACTGCGAGGCCTACGACACGCGGACGGACCGGTGGCACATGGTGGCCTCCATGTCGACTCGCAGGGCCAGAGTGGGCGTCGCTGCCATTGGGAACAAGCTGTACGCCGTGGGCGG CTACGATGGGACCTCTGATTTGGCCACAGTGGAGTCCTACGATCCCGTCACCAATTCCTGGCAACCTGAGGTGTCCATGGGCACCAGGAGGAGCTGCCTGGGTGTAGCAGCACTTCATGGGCTTCTCTATGCTGCTGGGGGGTACGATGGGGCCTCGTGCCTGAACAG cgCAGAGCGGTACGACCCTCTGACAGGCACCTGGACATCCATCGCTGCCATGAGCACCAGGAGACGCTACGTCCGGGTGGCAACGCTAG AAGGCAACCTCTATGCCGTTGGGGGATATGACAGCTCATCCCACTTAGCCACAGTAGAAAAGTATGAGCCCCAG ATCAACACCTGGACGCCCATTGCCAATATGCTAAGCCGTCGGAGCAGTGCAGGAGTGGCCGTGCTGGAGGGGATGCTCTATGTGGCTGGCGGCAATGACGGGACCAGCTGCCTTAACTCTGTCGAGCGCtacaaccccaaaaccaacacgTGGGAGAGCGTGGCACCCATGAACATCCGCAG GAGCACCCACGACCTGGTAGCCATGGATGGGTGGCTGTACGCGGTGGGTGGCAACGACGGGAGCTCCAGCCTCAACTCCATCGAGAAGTACAACCCCCGTACCAACAAGTGGGTGGCAGCCTCGTGCATGTTCACGCGCCGGAGCAGCGTGGGGGTGGCTGTGCTGGAACTCCTCAACTTCCCGCCCCCCTCCTCGCCCACGCTGTCGGTGTCTTCGACGAGCCTTTGA